The following proteins are encoded in a genomic region of Candidatus Edwardsbacteria bacterium:
- a CDS encoding GWxTD domain-containing protein, translating to MKYCSPAYLLALTLALMAGCATLNYQKVPKGERKRYFELAAVSSQKLADQYAALPDSTDREMFWQKFWKDKDPTPTTLGNERYQEHLRRVAHADSFFPQLIDFWDDRGKIYIKYGEPDHREVNPMGDALYGSDPFAATDDINTRVGDEPVTIRRMSGTYGWERWTYGQLAQTFSFLQREVGYFLARDLDAAKSGGYQSTIKSLQAIDAPMPTLGDTMPPDLYRHDYGQPLNFPFDLTRFAARGKAEVWISYSVPLGKIDYDTADGRGLLNRSIVIFDQRMSEVGRDEKVLTPEAPGDQMENRQAQLVDLAKFHLSPGGYSLAISLTDLNSGKTGIYKYKFPIIDYKAEAQETSDLLLCSDIRQDSSQGRFSRGGYRLIPQPGRSFKKGRDLYFYCELYNLKYSPAQPRILRVRYLIFPQKRGNKARASRQELVPAGDQTTALASGLAVSDLPAGDYILVVEIRDQNDGKVKNVAASFRIHI from the coding sequence ATGAAATATTGCAGCCCAGCATATTTGTTAGCCCTTACCCTGGCATTGATGGCCGGATGCGCCACCCTGAATTATCAAAAAGTACCTAAAGGGGAGCGGAAAAGGTATTTTGAACTGGCGGCCGTTTCCTCACAAAAGCTGGCCGACCAATACGCCGCTCTGCCCGATTCAACCGACCGGGAGATGTTCTGGCAGAAATTCTGGAAGGATAAGGATCCCACCCCCACCACCCTGGGCAACGAAAGATATCAGGAGCACCTGCGCCGGGTGGCCCACGCCGACAGCTTCTTTCCCCAGCTGATCGACTTTTGGGACGACCGGGGAAAGATATATATCAAGTACGGCGAGCCGGACCACCGGGAGGTGAACCCCATGGGGGACGCCTTGTACGGCAGCGACCCCTTTGCCGCCACCGATGACATCAACACCAGGGTTGGCGATGAACCGGTGACCATCCGCAGGATGTCCGGCACCTACGGCTGGGAGAGGTGGACCTACGGCCAGCTGGCCCAAACCTTCTCCTTTCTCCAAAGGGAGGTGGGATATTTTTTGGCCAGGGACCTGGATGCCGCCAAAAGCGGAGGTTATCAGTCCACCATAAAGTCGCTGCAGGCCATTGATGCCCCGATGCCGACCCTGGGAGATACCATGCCCCCGGATCTATACCGGCATGACTACGGCCAGCCACTGAATTTTCCTTTCGACCTGACCAGGTTTGCCGCCCGGGGTAAAGCCGAGGTGTGGATAAGCTACAGCGTCCCCCTGGGGAAGATAGACTATGATACGGCAGACGGCCGCGGCCTCTTGAACAGAAGCATCGTGATATTTGACCAGAGGATGTCGGAGGTGGGCCGTGATGAGAAGGTACTTACGCCCGAAGCCCCCGGGGACCAGATGGAGAACCGCCAGGCCCAGCTGGTGGACCTGGCCAAATTCCACTTATCGCCCGGCGGATACAGTTTGGCCATCAGTTTGACGGACCTTAACTCCGGGAAGACCGGAATATACAAATATAAATTCCCCATCATCGATTATAAAGCCGAAGCCCAGGAGACCAGCGATCTGCTCCTGTGCAGCGATATCCGGCAGGACAGCAGCCAGGGGCGGTTCAGCCGGGGGGGATACCGGCTGATACCCCAGCCGGGAAGGTCCTTTAAAAAGGGCCGGGACCTGTATTTCTATTGTGAATTGTATAATTTAAAATACTCTCCGGCCCAGCCCAGGATATTGCGGGTCAGGTATCTGATATTCCCCCAAAAAAGGGGAAATAAGGCCCGGGCCTCCCGGCAGGAATTGGTACCGGCCGGCGACCAAACAACCGCCCTGGCCAGCGGCCTGGCGGTCTCGGACCTGCCGGCGGGGGATTATATCCTGGTGGTCGAGATCCGGGATCAAAATGACGGAAAAGTGAAAAATGTGGCGGCCTCCTTCCGGATCCATATCTAA